GTCACCAGATTTTGTTTTGCTCCGATTGCTTTCGCAGAAGCAAAGTCTCTGTCCGTGAGCTCCAACGCGCTGCCGGTGAAGGACGGCGCTCCTCGCAGGTCCCTCAACCTGGAGGACTACAAAAAGAGGAGAGGGCTGATCTGATGTGGCCAGTCTGCCGTTCAGAAGCCACACTGCATGTGTAATCGGCTGTGCAAAAGAGAGCgagtgagtgtgtatgtgcgtgtgacTGAGCTGTTGAGGGAGAGCGAGTGAGCGCTAATGGCGGTTGTATGTTTGAATGTTGACACAGACTCTATACCCAGACACAGAGAAAATACTGATTAAGCAAAGGCAACATTTTTCATAAAGGATCTCTCTCGGAAGAAACCTGTCCAGATATTTGTTGATTTGTTATTTTTGCATTATTAGACACACTCGTATACtgagttgtgttttttatgtatttaaccCCTTCCCCTTTCTGTTGGATCATCCTGACTCCGCTCCGAAAGGACAATGAGCTTCTGGATTGTAACACTGAACAAGGACACTATCTTAGAAGACTTCGATTGATGAAGCATTTTGGGATGAGTCTGCGTCTAATGGAGGTGACCATTCTGATCTCACAATCAGAACATACGGTTGTAAATGTTTTCCCCACAGTGTGTGGTCATCTGCCGTTGCAGTCCATCCTGAATTTTAGCAGCCTAATGGTAGATGATCACCATCTCTGAATGTGGATCCCAGCTCTCCATGACAATTGTGTTAAGTACAGTTCATCTTAATTGGACACTTCTCACTTTTTAAAACTTTGAAACAGCCCAATTTAAGAAGAACCCTTTTTCTATGGCTGGCCTATTAAAGTGTTGTTTCATTTCTGTTATCTCTTTGTTGGTTGTTCATGGGAAAACTCCCTTACCCTTAACTCCCAGAGCAGATTCTATGTGTTATTGTGTCCATAGTCAGTTCCTGTATTGATGTGGCATGCCATGTAAATATGCATTTTGGAGTGAGTgcggaaaaaaataaagaggcACTGTTTCATAACATGACAGTTCAtgtctcttctttcttctttttattgtggAACCATGGAGAAAAGGCACCTGCTGTGatggttttgtctttttgaagtagatttttatttttttatgcctAATTTTTTTATGCCTAATTTGTTATTcctattatgtttatttttaatccataaaatgtatataattgtattttaatatgttttaacAGTTATACTAGTAGTTATAGTAAAATTGTGGAAGAGTGGAAGTAAAAAGGCTGAAAAGAAAAGTACACAATAAGTAGCATAATAGGAATACCCATGGTATTAAATGTAATACCGTTGTAATAAAGGTCATTGTACTTATTTCGGGATTTCCCTGGATAAACCCTGAGGAGGTAGATGTTGTAAAGGTGACGGGCTCATTTTTGATCAGGCCTTTGTGGAGACGCTCTGTTTTGGGGTCCTTGCCAGCAGCGCTTCCGGGTCCACGTATTGAGAACATCACAAATCTCCTTCCTGGCGAATAATGTCGTTTGGCTGAGTTTGTCCCAACGGTTTATGTTCGTGATTTTACCTGTTTAAACCTATAGTTTATAGTCAAATACCCAGAGGCGCTTCCAGATTTGTACATCCTTTTAAACGGTAGGAGGTTTTTACCTAAGTACTCAGCTAGCCTGTTAGCTTAGCAGTGATGGAATTCATCCTGGATAGATTTATTTGCACTTCGAGCTCAGTTGTCGATGCTATCTTTAGCAATTTTTATTTATCTACAAACGTTGGGTGTTAATAATGTACTTAGATTTTAGCTTTGGCTGTTAAGTTTTCGAGTTAGCATTTTAGCTGTGCACACATCACTACAGTGACAGGGGAGTTTGCAGAGCTGTGGTTGGGCTGTCTGTAATCTGAATTATCTGTCAATCCACTCAATGAAAACTACTAACAGCTTATGTCAGTTAATATAACACAAGTGTTGGATGAATAGATGTCAACAACATGATAACGGTTCGTTACAGGGCTGAAACAGACAGTTTTACAGATACGTTGGTATTGGGTGATGACTTACTGACTTCATATAGGCACACTCTGTTTATGTTCCACAGGCCATGTAAATAGACAGAAGGCTTGTCTGTCATTTTAAAATCCTTTGTCCAGGAACATCCTGGTTACACTTACACAGCAAGTGCACACATGCTTCCTAACTTTACTTTCAGATTTTCTCAGGTTCTAGTTTGTGCATTAGCTGTAGGGACAGGATGTTATTTTTGGAGTTCTTTCCTGGTGTGTTATATTTGGATAATAACACAGTcctattttatttcattatcatTTTATCCTATGTTTATGTAGTAAAACATACTATTTGTTAGCTAAACCTCAATGTGTGTaaacctgtgtggagaaaaacTTAGTATACGCTTTTAAGTCTTTACTATTTTTGCTGTTAGGTTTCACTATGTCTTGGTTTACCGACTTGGCTGGGAAAGCTGAAGACTTCCTGAATAAGGTGGACCAGGGAgctgcctcagctctgagcaaaAACCAAGACAGTACATCATCCTTTGCCGCATCCTATGAAGGCGAAGTTACTGTAGAACCTACGTATAATACTACAGGGTTCAAAACTGACACAGCTGTAACACAACATGCCTATGCATCTTCTCATGATGCACTAAGCTacatctctgcagcagctggcaaCATCAAAAAATCCAATGCAAGCTTCCAgtctgcagcagcctctgcagtcTCTAACCCTCCTGGTACTGGCAGCATTCCTGCCTCTGCAAAGGCCTCCTCTGGCTTTGTAAGGCCCAAAAAGAGTGACCAGGATGTGGATGATGACATGCTGTTTGACTTTCTAAACAGCTCAGATcctcctgtcagcagcagcaggagggattCTAGACGTGAACTGAAAGCTGTGGTTCCACTTATTGAATCCCAGCATTCAACTCCTCCACCTTCTGCCATTACACAAACTATACCTTCAGTCCCATCCACACCCCCCTCAACTCGCGGTGTATCAAGGGCTTCGAGCATGAGCTCATTGTCTGGTCACAGCATCAAAACATCAGAGGATGGTTCCACTAAACGGCAAAGCCAAGGTATGAATGACAACAGAGTATATGTGGTATAATCTGTATTTTCTTTTGGGTGTTAATATGATAATGTTTGCAttcttttgatttgatttctaCAGACACACCCGAGAGTTCAGACTCGGGCATGGCTGTTCCTCAGGAGTCCATCAGGATGGAGGTACCTCCTTCTACAGAGGAGCCACAGAGCCAGGTCCTGTCCAGTCTGCGTCTGGAGAACCAGTTACTACGAAGTGAGGTGGCCTCCCTTAACCAAGAAATGGCTTCAGTCATCCAGAGGGCAAAAGACATGCAAGATGGTGGGAGAAAGGACAAAACAGGAGTAATGATGGCTCATAAGTGTGCCAGTGTTGATTATGCTGTTTTCATTGCAGAATTGAACCAGGCCAGACTACGTGCAGACAAATGGAACTCAGAACAGTCTCAGACTAATCGGACTTTACGGGAACTTCGGTCACAGGTTGATGACCTAACAGAGGCTCTTTCAGCCAAAGATGGCCAACTTGCAGTTTTGAAAATCAGACTGGATGAAGCCGATCAGCTGCTTAAGGCTCGCAGCACTGCACTTGAGGAGGCTCAGAAGGAACAGTCAAGGTAGCATCCTGTGATCAACTTTAATTCACAGGGCAGATTTAGTTTCGAAACAATTTGAAACATGGTGATTCTCTCACTTAGACTCATGCAAGACCACACAGAAGGGAGCAGCATGCAATCCAAAGCTCTTGAGACAATACAGGAGAGGCTACGAGAAACTGAAAAGGCTCTGAGAAGGGAGCAGGATAGCTACCGGCAGATGCAGGTACATCCAGTATGGTGCTATCTCCCTCTTTTATGTATATGTTTAATTGTTAAGAATCTGGTATAGCTACATTATATGTTCTAATAAAATGTGAAGACTAAaatttgtttcttgtttataGAGTGAGCAATCTGGTCGACTGTCCAAACTGGAGGCTGAGAGGCAGACCCTTGCAGAGACGGTGACTGCAGCAGAGCGGCGGGGTGCAGAGGAGAAGCTCAGGGTTGATGACCTCCAACAGCAACTAAAAAGtgccaaagctgcagctgagttAGCAAAGCAGGAGTTGCAGGACTACAAGCACAAAGCATCCCGCATATTACAAGTAAAGTAACATCATGTGGGATGGTTGTTTCCTTCTTTGTAATTAGCTTTTCTCATAACTAAAATAGCCCTTTTGAATATCTTTCTAGTCCAAAGAGAAGCTGATCAGCAGTCTGAAGGAGGGATCTGGTCTGGACACACTGGACGGCAGTGGGACCATGGCTCTGGAGCTGGAAGAACTGCGACACGAGAAGGagatgcagagggaggagatgcAAAAGTTACAGGGGCAAGTACAAACTCTTCGAACGGAAATACAGGTAAGATGCTGTGAATGCCAGGAGAAAAATGTATGTTGGAGATGTGAAAATTAGTTTTTCCATACACGTGTTTTTTCTGTTAGCTTTACAACGTCCTTttttcaggatttagaaaatcaAGCTTTGACAGAAGCAGAGACGTGGCGTGAGCAGCAGGTGCATTTACAAGAACAACATGCTTTGGAAAACAGAGCTAAACAAGAGATGGAGGCTGAGGTTGAGCGCTACAAACAGGTACAGAGGAACATATCGGCTTTAGAAAATTACTGTGATGCTCTCCATTAGACCTGTTTGGCTATATTTGTTGCACATCTGCAAAGTTgttgtctctttttttaataataggAAGTGCAGTACCTTGAGGAAGAGCACCATCGAGCTAAAGCCACTCTGCAAAGTCGAATCAAAGACAGAGAAGATGAAATCCAAAAACTCAGGAACCAGGTTGGTTCCTTTTTATGTTTCACCATCTCCTTGAGAGCCAGGTTATATTGAATGTGGTCTTTGAGAAATGTTTATATTAGCAGTACTTGTTTATGAATACATTTTCCCTAAAGTGCCAGAATTTGACATTCTTTTCCTCTTCCAGTTGACCAACAAgactctcagcagcagccaaacagaGCTGGAGAATCGGCTCCACCAGTTGACAGAGACGCTGATCCAGAAGCAGACAATGCTGGAGGCTTTGGGCACAGAGAAAAACTCCCTGGTTTTTCAGCTGGAGCGTTTGGAACAACAACTAAAGAACGCACAGGGTGGACAAAGTGGAGGGCCAGCTATTAATATGAGTGGCCTGGAAGGACCAGGTAGGTGAGACTGAGGGCAGAAAGGATTTTTTTAAAGTGAGAGCACAACAGCATCTACAAGCATCATGTCATAAGAACCTTGAGATTTTGTGCTGTATATTCTCAGGAGCGCGACAAAGAAACACACCGGTCCTATTCAGCGACCAAGACACTCCCGGCGTGTATGGCAAAGTTCGTAAGGCAGCCAGCACAATTGATCGTTTCAGGTAAAAGTCCTACCTTATGACAAGTGTGCAGTAATTACTTGAAGTACTTTCCTCAGTGGTAAATATAATTTTGCTAATCTTCAGCATCAGACTGGGAATCTTCCTGCGGCGCTACCCTATAGCCAGAGTGTTTGTCATCTTGTATATGGTgagtatttatttgtgtaactGATGTGCAATTTTCCCAATGTGATGAACACTGATTAATAAGACGTTaacagttgttgtgtttttgttaacagGCGGTGCTGCACCTTTGGGTTATGATTGTTCTCCTAACGTACACACCAGAAATGCACCACGGGAATCCAGATGGAAGATAGGGGGCTTGAACTTGAGTTTTTACTAAAGTGAGCTCTATTGCCTTCTATGTAAGGATAAAGAAGCTGCTGGAATTTGGGCTCTGGGACCCAACTTTCCCTGTTTTGCACAGTAATGGTATGAATTAAAGACATTGGTTCTTGTTTCtatctttattcaaatgaaGATTAGTAGCTGAAAGCTGCAACgaatttcaaaataattaaatagaAGTTGTATTCGTGGTCTGCTGCAATGACAATAAATGGGTCTGTTTTCTGGAGAAACTGTATTTAACACtatgtaaaaaaaacttttaataaACAAGTTAGAGAAATCAAATAAACTGGACATTTTTCTGGGAAAGGAAAACGGCACCAGTGGTTTTGCTCAGTCTTGCCTCTGCTTGTCTTCTCTCTATCTGGTGCAACGTTTTCCAATTTTATGGAAACTGTTGGTTTGGTAGCTTTATCAGGCTACCCTATCTGGCAAAGGACAAAGCTGTGAAATTTGCGAGTGATGCTCGCAAATTTCCAGCTCCTTCAGATTTTACCATGTTTCGTAGCGGCTGGACAATGGAAGAGTAACCGTCAAACCACTCCGAGCTGTATCCTGTCAGTCccaaaaatgtcaacatctctCGGACTGTGGTCGGCTTGGGTGCTTGAGACACAGCTTTCAGTTGATCTGGAGACACTGACCTGGTCCCCTCCGCAATCACTCTCCCCAAATACTCTACACGATCTTTACAGTACTGCAGTTTCTTGAGTGAAGCTTTATGACCCCTTTCAGCTAATAAGGTCAATAAGGTGATAGAATCTTCATGGCACGTTTCTAGGTCAGGTGCGCAGAGGATGATATCATCAACGTACTGGAGGACAGTGCTTTTTATCTTACCGGCCAAATCTTCCATGTCCTCCTTTAACACTTTGTTAAATAAGTGTGGACTGTGCTTGAATCCCTGTGGCAACCTAGTGTATGTGTAAGACTGTCCTCTGTAAGTGAAGGCAAAAAGATGTCTGCTGTACTCACTCACTGGCACGCTGAAAAATGcagaacacaaatcaaccacagTAAACCACTTTGCATCTGGTGGAACATTGGACAACAACGTGTGTGGATTCGGTACTTCAGATGGATAATCCTCAACTACTTCATTTAACGCTCTAA
Above is a window of Betta splendens chromosome 22, fBetSpl5.4, whole genome shotgun sequence DNA encoding:
- the golga5 gene encoding golgin subfamily A member 5: MSWFTDLAGKAEDFLNKVDQGAASALSKNQDSTSSFAASYEGEVTVEPTYNTTGFKTDTAVTQHAYASSHDALSYISAAAGNIKKSNASFQSAAASAVSNPPGTGSIPASAKASSGFVRPKKSDQDVDDDMLFDFLNSSDPPVSSSRRDSRRELKAVVPLIESQHSTPPPSAITQTIPSVPSTPPSTRGVSRASSMSSLSGHSIKTSEDGSTKRQSQDTPESSDSGMAVPQESIRMEVPPSTEEPQSQVLSSLRLENQLLRSEVASLNQEMASVIQRAKDMQDELNQARLRADKWNSEQSQTNRTLRELRSQVDDLTEALSAKDGQLAVLKIRLDEADQLLKARSTALEEAQKEQSRLMQDHTEGSSMQSKALETIQERLRETEKALRREQDSYRQMQSEQSGRLSKLEAERQTLAETVTAAERRGAEEKLRVDDLQQQLKSAKAAAELAKQELQDYKHKASRILQSKEKLISSLKEGSGLDTLDGSGTMALELEELRHEKEMQREEMQKLQGQVQTLRTEIQDLENQALTEAETWREQQVHLQEQHALENRAKQEMEAEVERYKQEVQYLEEEHHRAKATLQSRIKDREDEIQKLRNQLTNKTLSSSQTELENRLHQLTETLIQKQTMLEALGTEKNSLVFQLERLEQQLKNAQGGQSGGPAINMSGLEGPGARQRNTPVLFSDQDTPGVYGKVRKAASTIDRFSIRLGIFLRRYPIARVFVILYMAVLHLWVMIVLLTYTPEMHHGNPDGR